The genomic region GGTCACTCCAGCCCACAATCTTCACCGCCACGCGCTGGCGCAAAGGCGCGGCGCCAGGGTTGGAGACCGTCACCGAGACTACGCCCAGGCTGCGCTCGTCGCGCTTTTGCAAAGACGCGTAATTGGCAAAGACCGGATAGATCTCTCCGTCCAAGCCTGCCTGAATCTTGTAAGTGGGTTCGAGACGCTGGCGCAGTTCGCGTTTTGTGGTGTCAGCGCGATCAGACGGGTCTTCCGCATAGGCGGACGCCACCGGCCCGAGCAGCAGCGCAGTCAGCAGCACCGATTGAAGTGTTGAGAAAAGTATGTTCAAGGAGCAATCCAAGGACAGAAGTAAATACCGTTTGTGGGAGGGTATCGCAGGCTGGGCGGAAATTCATCCGCACCCGCATTACAAAAGGTGTTGTACCCGACTCAGTGCGCGTGACCGCTTGAAACAGAAGGCTTTGGCGGCCGATTAACGCCGATAGACGCGCGGCATCCCTGGGTTCGGCCTTGTCGTAACCTTAGGAACTCTAATTATTTTGCCCATGCTCCGGCCGCTTTTTATCGGGTTAGAAGCTCAACGCCGGCGACGGTGAGCCTGATCAATTTGTATTTCGCGATGCAGGGAAGAGAAACGCGCAAATCTTCAACCACTGATTTTCACAGATTCACACTGATCAGACAATTTCTTGCGTCCATCAGTGTCATTAGTGCAGATCAGTGGTAAAGATTCACAGCGGTATATTCCCGTGCTTCTTGGGCGGGTTTTTGTCGCGCTTGGTCTGCAGCATTTCCAGAGCGTCAATGAGCTTCTTGCGGGTTTCGCGCGGCTGGATGACGGCGTCCACGTAGCCGTGTTCGGCGGCGACGTACGGGTTGGCAAAGCGCGCGCGGAATTCCTCAATCTTTTCATTGCGGGCCTTGGCCAGAATCTCAGCTTTCTCTTTGTCTGACTTGCCGGCGCCGGACACGCTTTCCAGCTCGCGCTTGTAGACGATGTTCACCGCGCCTTCCGGGCCCATGACGGCAATTTCCGCCGTCGGCCAGGCGTAGTTGACGTCGGTGCGAATGTGTTTGGACGACATAACGCAGTACGCGCCGCCATAGGCCTTGCGGGTGATCACCGTAATCTTGGGCACGGTGGCCTCCGCAAAAGCGAACAGCAGCTTGGCTCCGTGACGGATGATGCCGCCGTATTCCTGCTTGGTCCCGGGCAGGAAGCCGGGCACGTCTTCAAAGGTGATGAGCGGGATGTTGAAGGCGTCACAGAAGCGGACAAAGCGCGCGCCTTTGGTGGAAGCGTTGATGTCCAGCACGCCGGCCAGAAATGCCGGCTGGTTGGCGATGATGCCCACGGGACGTCCGTTGAGCCGGGCAAAGCCGATGACGATGTTTTTTGCGTAGTGTTCGTGCACCTCGAAGAAGTAGGCGTCGTCAACCACCTTGGTGATTACATCCTTGATGTCATACGGCTGGTTGGATTCCGCAGGGACGGTGGTATCCAGCGCGGCGTCAGCGCGGTCAATGGGATCAGTGCATTCGCGGCGCGGCGGGTCGTCAAGGTTGTTGGACGGGATGAAGCTGAGCAGTTCGCGCACCATGGACAGGCATTCAGCGTCATTGCGCGCGAGAAAATGCGCCACGCCGGAAGTTTCGTTGTGGGTCATGGCGCCACCCAGCTCGTCTTTGGTGACTTCTTCGTGGGTCACGGTCTTGATCACGTCCGGTCCGGTAACGAACATGTAAGAAGTCTGGTCCACCATGAGGATGAAGTCAGTGATGGCGGGCGAGTACACGGCTCCGCCGGCGCAGGGGCCCATGATGGCGGAGATCTGCGGGATCACGCCGCTGGACAACGTGTTGCGCAGAAAAATGTCAGCGTAGCCGGCCAGCGACATCACGCCTTCCTGGATGCGCGCGCCGCCGGAATCATTCAGGCCGATCACCGGCGCGCCCACTTTCATGGCCGTGTCCATGATCTTGACGATCTTGCCGGCGTTGGCTTCCGAGAGCGACCCGCCGAACACGGTGAAATCCTGGGCGAAGACGAAGACCAGCCGGCCCTCGATGCGGCCGTAGCCGGTGACAAAGCCGTCGCCGTAGATCTTGTTCTCGGCGTCACCCATGCCGAAGTCGGTGCAGCGATGGGTGACCATCTTGTCGAATTCTTCGAAGGTGCCTTCGTCGAGGAGGAATTCGATGCGCTCGCGCGCGGACATCTTGCCTTCTTTGTGCTGGCGCTCCTGGCGTTCCTTGCCGCCTCCGGCTTCCGCCAGTCCGTCACGGCGCTTGAGTTCTGCGAGCTTTTGTTCCAGGTTCATGGGAAGAATTATAGACGCCTTGCGCGAAAGCGCTTAAGTGATGACGATCACCTTCGCGATGGCGCGAGCGGGTTCGCGAAAAATTCCCGCAATGAGATACTGAAAGCCATGGACTCGTTCATTGTGCCGGCCCGTTTTTGCGGTCCGCCGGATTCCGGCAACGGAGGCTATACCTGCGGGCTGCTGGCCCAGGAGCTGGGCGGAGGGGTGGAATGCACGCTGCGCGCGCCGGTGCCACTGGAAGTGCCGTTGTTGTTCGAGCGCACACAGGCAGGCGGAGTCTTGCGTAACGGCGAAAAGACCATTGTTGAAGGCCGCCCGATGACGATTGCCGTTGCGCCGCCCGCGCCCGTCAGCGTGCAAGCGGCCATGGAAGCGATGGCCAAATCGCCCGCGCTGGATCCGGGACATCCGTTTCCAACGTGTTTCGTTTGTGGTCCAAAGCGTGGAATACATGACGGCCTGAGAATCTTTCCGGCTGTTTTTCTTTCTAAAACCGCCGGGGCTTCTTCACAGGCCCAGGGCCGTTCAGCGCCCGGAGCGGCGCTGGATCTGTTCGTCGCTGCCTGGGTCCCGGACGATGAGTTCGGCGATGGCAATCAGCTTCTGCGTCCGGAGTTTCTGTGGGCGGCCATGGATTGTCCAACCGGCTTTGCCGCCGGCTTTCCGACGGCAGGCAAGCTGGTGACGGGACGCCTGGCGGTACAGCAACTCAAAAACATACGCACGGGAGCAGGCTGCTTGTTGATGTCATGGCCGCTGGGAGTGGAAGGACGGAAGCATTTCAGCGCCGCGTGCCTTTACCAGGACGAAGGGCTGTGCGCTGTGGCACGGGCGACGTGGATCAGAATAGATGGGTGAGAGGGGGCTACGGAAACTCTTGCTCCTGAAGTTGCAGGCAAGGTACATGGAAAAGAATTGCAGGCGCGAGTGAGGGTCGGCGTGCATGGTGAGAATTCCCTGAAGCGGCATGGACAGGGACGAATTCTCGGGATCTTTCGACTGCGCGACGCCACGCTGCGCAGCGTCGCTCCGCTCAAGATGACAAGTCCAATGGGGCACCGTTCGACCCGGGTTTGCGGGCTCTGATACTCGTCCCATATTCGAAACACACAAGAAGCCCTGGTGAGAACTCCCTGACGCAGCATGTACGATGAAAGCATTCTCGGGGTCCTTCGACTCGCCCTCGCGTACGCTCGGACTCGCTCAGGATGACATTCCTAAAGGTGCGTGTGAGACGTCAGAGTGTGTCGTGGATGCGTATAGAACAAAGGCGAGCTTCACGGTCACTGCTATCACACATTCGGCCAACTGGTAGGAGTGCGCGGAACCACTATATAATCCCGCCGCGCCACAACTTCTTGTCTTCTGTGAGGTCTCTTTATGCGCCGAATTTGTCTAGGTCTTGCCTTGTGTTTTTGTTTGTTCGTTGCAAGCAGTTTGGGCCAAGCGTCCGCGCCCTGCACCGTGACCGACCACGCGGAGTACTCGAAGAAGATCAAAGAGTTCACCACCGAGCCGTTCTTTTCGACCGAACTGGTGGACCACTTGCCGCTCAGTTCCTGCGTGCCTCCGCCGGACGCATTCTTGCACCACATTGTCGGCGCGCCGGACGTGCTGGACTACACCAAGGACATCAACGATTACATGCGGCTGCTGGCGTCGAAGAGCCCGCGCGTAAAGCTGTGGAGCATCGGCATGTCGGAGGAAGGGCGCGAGATGCTGGTGGTGGCCGTGAGCGACGAGGCCAACCTGGCGAAACTCGACCGCTACAAGGAGATCACGCGGCGTTTGGGCGATCCGCGCGGATTGAGCGAAGCTGACGCGCAGAAGCTCATCGCTGAAGGCAAACCCATCTACTGGGCCGATGGCAGCATCCACTCGCCTGAAACCGGCGCGCCGGAAATGCTGATGGAGCTGGCGTACCGGCTGGCCGTCGAGGAGACGCCGTTCATCGAAAAGATCCGCAAGGACGCCATTGTGCTGATCACGCCTATCGTGGAAGTGGACGGCCACGACCGCATGGTGGACATCTATTTGCAGCACAAGAAGCATCCCGATCAGCCGCCGTATCCGCTGGTGTGGTGGGGACACTACGTTGCGCACGACAACAATCGCGACAACCTGGGCGTAAGCCTGGCGCTCTCGCGCAACATGCTCAAGACGTTTCTCGACTGGCACCCCACGGTGATGCATGACCTGCACGAGTCGGTGCCGTATCTCTACATCATGACCGGCACCGGGCCGTACAACGCCTGGTTGGACCCGATTGTGATCAGCGAGTGGCAGGAGATGGCGTACCACGAGATTGAAGAGATGACCAAGCGCGGGGTGATCGGCGTGTGGACGCACGGGTTCTATGACGGCTGGGCGCCGAACTACCTGCTGTCCATCGCCAACAACCACAATTCGATTGGCCGCTTCTATGAGACGTTCGGCAACGGCGGCGCGGACACGCGGGTGCGCACGCTGCGTCCGCCGGACACCAGCCGCGAATGGTACCGGCCGAACCCGCCGCTGGCGAAAGTGAAATGGTCAGCGCGCAACAACATCAACATGCAGCAGAGCGCAATCTTGTTCGGCATGAACAACGTGGCCGCGAACGGCGCCAAGTTCCTGAACAACTTCTACCTCAAGAGCAAGCGCGCGGTGGACAAAGCCCGCATGGAAGGCCCGGCGGCGTGGGCGTTCCCGGCGGACGATGCGCGTCCCGCCGAGCAAGCCAGCTTTCTGAGCATGCTGCAGGTGCAGGGCGTGGAGGTGCATCGCACGGAAAAAGAGATCCGCGTGCCTGCAGGAGAGGGCGGACATGAGGCGGCTGCTCGAGAGAGCGCGGGCAAAGCCGGCGAAGCGCGTGGCGAAAAAGCTGCGCCGGCTGGTTCTAAAGACGCGGCCAAAGCTCCGGAGAAAACTGCTACTGCGGCCAAGGCGTCGCCGAAGGGAGCCGGTGCGAAAAACGGCACTGCGAAAGAAGCGGCCAAGGATTCGGCGAAGGATGCTGCGAAACCCGATTCTACAAAAGAAGAAAAGAAGCCGGCGGAAACCGTGATTCCAGCAGGCAGCTACATCATCCGCATGGACCAGCCCTACAGCCGGCTGGCGGACATGGTGCTGGACACGCAGTATTACAGCGCGCGCGATCCGCGCTCGTATGACGACACCGGCTGGACGCTGGGCGCGCTGCGCAACGTGAAGACCGTACGCATCACCGATACGGCGGTGCTCGATGCGGCAATGCAGAAAGTCAGCAAGGTGGAAGCACGCAGCGGCCTGGACGGCCAGGGCACAACGTGCCTGGTGAATCACAATACGGACAACACGCTGGCCACGCTGCGCTACCGCATTCCCAAGGTCAACGTGGACGTGGCCGAGGAACCGTTTGAGGTGGATGGTTTGAAGTTCCGCGCGGGAAGCTTTGTAGTCCGCAACTCCAAGTGCAGCGTGCTGGCGGAGGCCAGCGCGGACCTGGGTCTGAAAGTCCACGCGACCAGCGCTGAAATCAAAGTTGCCACGCATCTGCTGGCCACGCCGCGGGTGGGGATCGTCCACAACTGGCAGAACACGCAGAATGACGGCTGGTACCGCATTGCGTTCGAGGAGTTGAAGGTCCCGTACACTTACGTCGCCGATACATGGCTGCGCGAAAACCAAAATCTACGTGAGAAGTTCGATGTGCTGATCCTGCCTCCTATGGGCGGTGGCGGCCCGGCAGGCTTGAGCGCCTTGCTGCGTGGCCTGCCTAAGCGCGAGGGCGTGGCGCCGCTGCCGTGGAAAAACACGGCGGACACGCCCAACTTTACCGCCCCTGGTTTGGATTCCACCGACGACATTCGTGGCGGCCTGGGCTACCAGGGGCTGGCCAACCTGGAGAAGTTCGTCAGCGACGGCGGGTTGTTGATCGCGGTGCAGACCAGCGCCGCGCTGCCGGTGGCCGGCGGCATGACGGAGATGGTCAACGTGGCCGACGCGCGCACCATGCAGGCGCCGGGCAGCGTGGTGCTCTCCACCGTGGACGACAAGAAGAGTCCCATCGCTTACGGTTACGACGACAAGCTCTACATATACTTCCGCGCCGGGCCGGTGATCACCGTGGGTGGAATCGGCGGAGGGCCCGGCGGCGGCGGCGGTGACGACGCGGCCGGAGGCGGGGCGCGTTCCAGCGGCCGCGGTTCGGCGATGGATCCGGACATTCTGCAAGGCCGCAGATACGTGGCGCCGGAGAAGCCGGTGAAGCGCGCGCCGCGTGAGCAGGAGCTCTACGTCCCTGAGGACATTGCGGAGTTTGCGCGATTCGCGCTTCCTCCCAAAGACCAGCAACCGCGCGTGGTGCTGCGCTTTGCCGCGGAAAAAGAACTGCTGCTGAGCGGCATGATCACCGGCGGCAATGAGATCGCGGAGAAGCCCGCCGTGGTGGACGTCCCGCACGGCAAGGGGCACGTGGTGCTGTTCGCCAATAATCCTATGTGGCGCAATGAAACCATGGGCAGCTTCTTTCTGGTGTTCAACGCCATGCTGAATTATGACCATCTGAATGTGGGAAGAAGCGCAGTGCCGGCAGCCGGTGCGGCGACAACGGCGAGCGGCGAGGGAGACGAGGAGGAGTAACTATTCGGCGATTGCATTCAGGTCATTGATACTCGCGGGGCGTCTCGGACACGCATGCCATCAAGGCGTGCTGCGAACCTTACAGCGATGAGCCATGGGCGAACAAATCCCCACAAATCTTTACTGGTTTGCAAATCCTTTTGGGTTATTTTCAACACGGCAGTACTAAAAAAGGCGGCACCATGAAAACCAGGGTTCTGGCTGTATTACTTTCACTGTCCACATTCACGGGGTGCCTTTCCGTTCTCAACGCACGACTGTATCCGGTCAAGGGGCCCCTGGCTGCGCAGGTTCCAACGCCCGTCTTCGCCGCGCAGATCGCAATCAGGGAGAACGGTGACATTTCGCTCACTCTGGCTGACGGAGAAACTGCCAGAGGGCACTGGGCGGAGGTAACTTCTAATCCATCGTTGAACCGAGAAATGGCCCCTATTTGGGACGCAATTTACGGACAGGGCTTTTATATGTCGAACGTGCGGGGCAGCCAACTGTATGCCCGGGCCACGGTAAATGGAAGTAAAGGCACGGTCCTAAACGTCGAGTTCTTTCGCAACATAGAGCAGCATTACAGAACCACCTGTTTCGTTCTCTCCGGTGTGGCGAAAGACAACAACGGCAACACCTACAAGCTGATGATCGGCAACACGAAGCGCGCTTAAAGCTGGACTCTACTCCAGCGTGTCGCCCGGCTGCCACTTCCACTTTTTCTTTTTCGCGTCATAGTAGACGACGGAATCCATCAATTGCGACTCCTGCGCGCGAATGGTGAAGATCGGCGGTTTGTTCTTCTTCGCCAGCATGCGTCCGATGGCAATGGTATCAAAGGGCACGTTGATGAGCACGAATTTGGCTTTGGGCGTGGCGGAGCGCCAGGCTTCCGGGCCGGCGCCGAAAATCACCAGCAGGTCATGGTTGTGGCCGGGATCGGCGGCGCCAAGACCGGCGGTGTGGCGCGGATCACCGAAGCCGAAGAACGAGTGGTATGGATCAGAGACCGTGTACTTGAACTGGTAAGAGTCCGGGAGCGGGTCTTTGCTGTCCGCGATGAAAACCACGTCTTCCACGCCGTCGCCGTCAAAGTCCGCGGTGTAGGCCCCCACGGTCGGCATGGGCGCCAGGGTGAACGTGGGACCAAACTGCTGGGTCACCAGCGGGGCCAGCGAACCCATCTTGGGGACGTCAGTTTTCACATTGGCGGGGGTGGGAGAGTTGGCGGCTTGCGGCGTTTGCGCGGCGGCAAGACACGCTACAAGTAATACGAGTCTGCTCAGGTACTTCATGAGCTGAGTGTAACGCGTCTGGTGATGGATTTCCCGCCGAAATAGTTGCTTGCATCCTGAAGGATACTAGCGCTTCCAAACTCTTGGCATCCAGCCTTTCTACGCAATTTTCAGCCCGAGGTACATTTCAAGAGCTGCAGCGGCATCTAATCGCTGTGCCAGACAGAAGGAAGGTCCCTTGGGCTCTCAGATCAGGTATCTCACATTGTCATGTTTTCTTCTCGCGTTGACCGGTTGCGGAAGCGTCAGCCAGGTCACGGGTCCTGGCCCAAGTCCAACGCCAACGCAGGCGGGCCCGTCGGTCACGGTGGACCACGTCTTCCTGGTGCTGCTGGAGAACCACGGTTATAGCCAGGTGATTGGCAGCGCGTCCATGCCGTATCTGAATTCCCTGGCCAACCAACACGCTCTGGCGACGAACTATTTTGCCGACACGCATCCTTCCCTGGGCAACTACTTCATGCTGACGGTGGGCAACATGGAGACGAACCCGATCGTGGGGGATTCGTTCATCGGCCCGGTGCCCGACAACAATATTGCGCGCGCCTTGACCGGCGCGGGCAAGAGCTGGAAGGCCTACATGGAAAGCCTGCCTTCCGCAGGCTACACCGGTGGCGACGTCTAC from Terriglobia bacterium harbors:
- a CDS encoding acyl-CoA carboxylase subunit beta — encoded protein: MNLEQKLAELKRRDGLAEAGGGKERQERQHKEGKMSARERIEFLLDEGTFEEFDKMVTHRCTDFGMGDAENKIYGDGFVTGYGRIEGRLVFVFAQDFTVFGGSLSEANAGKIVKIMDTAMKVGAPVIGLNDSGGARIQEGVMSLAGYADIFLRNTLSSGVIPQISAIMGPCAGGAVYSPAITDFILMVDQTSYMFVTGPDVIKTVTHEEVTKDELGGAMTHNETSGVAHFLARNDAECLSMVRELLSFIPSNNLDDPPRRECTDPIDRADAALDTTVPAESNQPYDIKDVITKVVDDAYFFEVHEHYAKNIVIGFARLNGRPVGIIANQPAFLAGVLDINASTKGARFVRFCDAFNIPLITFEDVPGFLPGTKQEYGGIIRHGAKLLFAFAEATVPKITVITRKAYGGAYCVMSSKHIRTDVNYAWPTAEIAVMGPEGAVNIVYKRELESVSGAGKSDKEKAEILAKARNEKIEEFRARFANPYVAAEHGYVDAVIQPRETRKKLIDALEMLQTKRDKNPPKKHGNIPL